The genomic window CCCTGCTGCTTTCTTTGTGGGAAATCTCGTCATGATACCCTCCGACGCCGGTGCAGGACCCGGCGCTTATCTGGGAGATACCTACATCTATGACTTCATCCCTGAAATCCGGCCTTTCTCTGGTGGACAGTATCATGCCGGTATAGGGTACCGCCAGGCGCACTACGGCCACAATTTTCTTGAATTCCCTGTCCGGCACGAGGTTCGGGAAGTTCTCCATGCTGATACCGGCGGCGGGCCTTATCCTGGGAAAGGATATGGTATGAGGCCCTACGCCATAGACCTTATCCAGATGCTGAGCATGCTGCAGCAGTGCCAGCACCTCATATTTATAGTCATATAATCCGAAGAGCACACCGATGCCCACATCGTCTATGCCGCCTGCCATGGCCCGGTCCATGGCCGTAGTGTGGTAATCATAGTCGCTTTTGGGGCCAGAAGGGTGCATGTACTTATAAGTAGGCCTGTGATAGGTTTCCTGGAACAGTATATAGGTGCCGATACCTACGTCCTTTAGCTTTCGGTAATTCTCCACGGTGGTGGCTGCGATGTTCACATTCACCCGGCGGATGCTGCCGTTTTTGAGTTTGGTATCATAAACGGTTTTTATTACATCAAGGGTATAGTCAATAGGGCAGTTTACCGGATCCTCCCCCGCCTCCAGGGCCAGGCGCTTATGCCCCATGTCCTCCAGTATCTGCACCTCGCACCTCACCTCATCCATGGAAAGGCGGCGCCTGGGGTTCTTGTTGTCCCTCCTGTAGCCGCAGTAGCGGCAGTTGTTTATGCAGTAATCACTGTAATAAAGCGGCGCAAAGAGCACAATCCTGTTGCCGTAGATTTTTTTCTTCAACTCATGGGCTATGGAGTACATCTCATTTAAAAGCTCATCATCCTCGCAGTAAAGCAGCGATGCCACATCATCAAGGTCAAGCCCCCTGGCCTGCCTTGCCTTTGCAAATATTTCCCTTATGCCTTCTTCAGATATATTTTTACCCTTTTCCAGGGCTTCGTTTATAGCCTCATCATCAATAAAATCCGCCTTCATTGTCTCCAGGTCTTTGGTATTATTTATCATAATTATCAACTTCCCTCCAAATTATAGTAATTTTACCTCATGCTGGTACCAGTATGGTGAATTTCACACTTCTGGGTTTGCATCGACAGTGCCGGGTTAAAACTTAGATGTAACAGCTCTCCTTATAATTTAACTTCGTATAATATATAAGGTACAAAGATAGAAGTCTGTATTCTATTTGTGAAAATGAGCACTTTCATAACAAACATTACTAATAAATTTAATATCTTATGGCTTGAGATGCAAAAAAGGCTTTATCCTCCGGGAGGAAAAGCCTTAGATGTACACAGTCTTTCCATTTTTCTCCCCCCTTCGCTCAGGATTCCCCTCACGTCAGGAATGTTTATTAATTTAATTATATTCTATATTATTCTTATCTGCAACAAATTTTTATGCAATGTGGAGCTTCCTCCACTCCTTGTTTCCAACTCAAGACCGGCAACGGAAAGCTTCCGGTACTTTTGACCATCCCCGGCAGCGGACTTAAACCAGAATAAACCTTACATTTAGTCACCAAAACCTGAGAAAGAGAATAATTTATAAGTGATATTACCTAACAATTGATAAAAATTGTCATATGACAATAGGAATCCTTCGCGGGCCCGCCACTTCATTTTGATTCTTTGTCAGACTCTTTCTGAAAAAAATTTATTGATACTGTTCAGCAAAGGATCTTGCAGGACATAATCTTAAATTTATCTGAAAGGGAGGATAATCATGTGTGGAATCACCGGCTGGGTAGATTTTGATGATGATCTGACACAAAAAAAGTCCATACTGGAAAAGATGACCCAGACCCTTTCTAAAAGAGGGCCCGACGATAACGGATATGTGCTTTTCCCCCATGCAGCCCTGGGCCACCGGAGGCTCATAGTGGTAGACCCGGCGGGGGGAGGCCAGCCCATGGTGCGGGAAGTTGGCGGCTGCAAATACTGCATTACCTATAATGGCGAGCTTTACAATACCGATGATGTTCGAAAAGACCTTCAATCCATGGGGTATCATTTCACCTCCCGCTCCGACACGGAAGTGCTGCTGGTATCGTATATAGCCTGGGGGGAAAATTGTGTGGACCATCTAAACGGCATATTCGCCTTCGGTATATGGGATGAGGCCGGGCAGAAACTATTCATGGCCCGGGACCGCCTGGGGGTAAAACCTCTGTTTTACGCAAAAAGGGGGAGTTCCTTCATATTCGGTTCTGAACTTAAGGCCCTGCTGGCCCATCCCCTGGTAAAGCCCGAGCTGGACACCACCGGCCTGGCGGAGATCTTTGCTCTGGGGCCCGCCAGGACTCCGGGATGTGGGGTATTCAAGGGAGTGGAGGAATTGAAGCCTGGATACCGGCTATCCCATGACAGGGGTGGAACCCGCATACAACAATACTGGTTTCTGGAAAGCCATCCTCATGAAGACGATTTAAAGACCACGACGGAAAAGGTGTCCTTCTTGATAAAAGATACAGTAGAGCGACAGTTAGTATCGGATGTGCCTGTTTGCACCCTGCTTTCAGGGGGCCTGGATTCCAGCGCCGTCACCGCCCTGGTTTCGTATGCTTTCAAGAAAGACGGCCGGGAGCCTGTGAACACATATTCCGTGGATTATGCAGGTAACGATGTCTACTTCAAAGCCAGCGAATTTCAACCCAACAGCGATGCATATTTCGTGGGAAAAGTGTCATCCTTTCTGGACACAAAGCATCACCGCGTGGTGATAAAAACCCGGGACCTGGCCTCCGCCCTGGAGGATGCGGTGCTGGCCAGAGACCTGCCGGGCATGGCCGATGTGGATTCATCCCTGTACCTCTTCTGCCGGGAAGTAAAAAGGGATGCCACCGTGGCCCTTTCCGGCGAGGGTGCCGATGAAATATTTGGCGGGTACCCCTGGTTCCGGCGGCCCGAAGACTTCAACTCCGACACCTTTCCCTGGACCCGCATGATGCAGATGAGAACCGACATCCTTTCCCCGGAGCTTATAGATAGAATCAAACCTGAAGAATATGTGAAAAACCGTTACCATGAGGCTCTGGATGAAGTCCCCCGCCTTGCCGGCGAAAGCCCCTTTGATAAGCGTATCCGGGAGATAACGTACCTCAGCGTCACCCGCTTCATGCCCACCCTTCTGGACAGGAAAGACCGCATGAGCATGTTCACGGGCCTGGAAGTCAGGGTGCCTTATTGCGACCACCGTTTGGTGCAGTATGTATGGAATATCCCCTGGAAAATCCGAAGCCTGGGCGGCATAGAAAAAGGCATCCTGCGCAAAGCCCTGGAAGGGACCCTGCCCCAGGATGTCCTGTACCGCAAAAAAAGCCCCTACCCCAAGACCCATAATCCCGAATATCTGGTAACGGTAAGGAATAAAATGCTGGAAATCTTAAATGACACTCAATCTCCGCTGCTGCCCTTTATAAATAAAAATGCCGTCCTCGACCTCACCAGGGCCGATACCTCCAACCTCGATATCCCCTGGTTCGGGCAGCTCATGACCATCCCCCAGCTCTTCGCCTACCTGATCCAGACCGACTTCTGGATGAGAAAATACGGGGTTATGGTGCTATAAGTGGCGACAATATTTCTTTTTGCTCTCCAACAATTATTTTTTATCCTTCTTCCAGAAATTTATGAAAGTCCCCCACTTCTTATTTTTTTTGACGATGAGGATAATTATGGCAGCAAGGATTATGAAGGGAGAAAGCCATGCAATGGCCTGCACTGTATCGACTACCAGCTTAAAAAATGCGCCCCATCCATCCTTGAGGTTATAGAAAATCCCATCCACGATGCCGCCGGCCGCCGGATGACTTACAAGAGGCTGTTTTATGCCGATATTTACCGTGGAAAAACTCGTGGCCTTATCAAGAAAATTTATTCTTCCATGAATCTGCTCTATCTCATTTCGAATCCTGGAAAGTTCATTTTCGATCTTTAAAAGGTCTTCAATCTTCTGGGCCTTATCCATCAAGGCTACAAGCCTTTCCTCCTGGGCTTTGAGCACTTTTAGCCTCGCTTGATTGTCAATATATTCTTCCGTCACATCCTGGGTAGAAATACTGTCATAGATTAGTTTATCTATCTGTTTCAATCTCCCGAAAAACTCCTCGAATCGCGAAGACGGCACTTTTACCACAATCTCGCTGAAAATCTGCCTCTCATTATTTCGCGTGGAAGAACTCTGGATATATCCGCCATATTCTTTTATCATGGTAAATATTTGGTTTGCTGTATGCTTTAAATCTTTTACTTCCAATTGAACATTTCCGTTTTTTATAACCTTTCTGTCCATTGACTCTAGAGAACTTTTTGCCGTTCCCGTGCTGTTTGACGTGGTTTGAACTTCACCGACCGATTGATCTGCAGAAGACATCCGGGCTTCTTCACTTTTATTTGCGCCGGGCCGCTTTGCCCCACAGCCTGAAAATACCAGAGCGACCAGTACTAAAACAGTTAATAAAGTATATATCCTTCTCATAAGCATCCTCCTCAAGAATTCCTTCCAACTATATAGAATAGACGTAAAAAAACAAAAAAAGTTCCATCTTTTTTAAAAAAAAATAAAAATCCTGTTACTGGAGCAGGAATTAATTGTCCGAAAATAAATTGAGAAAATTTACCTTTACATTGCTCCAATTTGGTTGTATAGTATAATAGTTCAAACTATGGACACGTCAATCTAAACCTGCTCAAATTACATCACTAAGAGAGGAGGATATCTTTTGCCCTTTGACATAAAGTCATTCCTCTCAATTCTTGCAAATCAAAAGTGGTACAAAGGTCAGATAATATCAGTTTATGAAGTTCCGCCACAAAAGGCTAGATTTGCCAGTCTGACCCCTCCCTTACCGAGAAAAATTGAAAGCTACCTCACAGCCAAGGACATCCAACTATATAGCCACCAGGCCGAGGTTATCCGGAAAGTCAGGGAAGGCAAAAACGTAGTCCTAACCACTGCCACCGCCAGCGGCAAATCCCTGGCTTTTATCCTACCGGTTCTTGAAAAGTTCTGTTATGACAAAAATGCTACGGCCCTGTTTCTTTATCCCATGAAAGCTCTATCTTATGACCAGTTAAAATCGCTTTACGATATGGAACGGGAAATGGGCCTTGCTTTCAATATCGCTGTCTATGATGGAGATACCCCCAAAAAAGAGCGTGGACGCATTCGAGGCCAATCCCGGCTTATACTCAGCAACCCCCATGCTTTCCATCAATACCTTGGTTGGCATAGACTTTGGGAACGCTTCTTTCGCAATTTGAAGTTTATTGTAATCGACGAGGCCCACTGGTATCGCGGCATCTATGGCTCAAATGTCGCCCTTTTAATCAGGCGTCTGCGTCGTATTCTCCGCTATTACGGTTCAGACCCACAATTTATTCTGGCTTCCGCTACCATGGCAGATCCCGTTGAACACGCTAACAAATTAGTGGGTAAACAATTTGAGCTGGTCGATGATGACGGCAGCGCCCACGGCAAGAAGACATACGTACTCTGGGATACCGGAGCAAATCCTAGCAGGTCAGAGCACCAACAGGCAGCTGATCTTTTTGCTCACTGTGTAGCCTCCGGTATGCAAACCCTTTGTTTTACTGTATCCCGCAAGATGGCAGAACTGACTGCCCTGTGGGCGGGGGAGGAAGTACCGGGGATTGCACCTTACCGGGCAGGGTATTTGCCGGAAGAGCGCCGTGCTTTGGAAAAAGACCTTAAAGAAGGTCGCCTGCGGGGGATAGCATCTACCAATGCTCTTGAGCTGGGAGTAGATATCGGTGGCCTGGATGCCGTAGTCATTTCCGGGTGGCCGGGCATGGTGGCTTCCTTCCGTCAACAGTCCGGTAGGGCCGGTCGGTCCGGACAGGATGCCCTGGTGATACAGATCTTCTTCAACGGTCCCCTCGAAAGTTTTCTGCTTAAAAATCCATCATTTATCTTTGCCAACCCATCGGAACAGGCCATAATCACACTGGATAATGATTACATCCTGAAGAACCATCTACAATGTGCTGCAGAAGAACTTCCTTTAGAAAAAAAAGATGAAGAGTGGTTTGGAGCAGGCTATATCGAGGCTGTTAAATCGTTGATTAAAGAGGACAGCATCCATCTAGTTACCGACTATACCGGAATACGGCAAAAAGCCTTCCGAAGAAGCAAGAAATATGCCTACAATGGTAAAAACGCTGCCCGTAAATTCAATCTGTCTTCCTTCGAGGATGGTGAAGTAAAACTCATATGT from Biomaibacter acetigenes includes these protein-coding regions:
- the hydG gene encoding [FeFe] hydrogenase H-cluster radical SAM maturase HydG is translated as MINNTKDLETMKADFIDDEAINEALEKGKNISEEGIREIFAKARQARGLDLDDVASLLYCEDDELLNEMYSIAHELKKKIYGNRIVLFAPLYYSDYCINNCRYCGYRRDNKNPRRRLSMDEVRCEVQILEDMGHKRLALEAGEDPVNCPIDYTLDVIKTVYDTKLKNGSIRRVNVNIAATTVENYRKLKDVGIGTYILFQETYHRPTYKYMHPSGPKSDYDYHTTAMDRAMAGGIDDVGIGVLFGLYDYKYEVLALLQHAQHLDKVYGVGPHTISFPRIRPAAGISMENFPNLVPDREFKKIVAVVRLAVPYTGMILSTRERPDFRDEVIDVGISQISAGSCTGVGGYHDEISHKESSRDHAPQFEVSDHRTPNEVLLSLCMRGYLPSYCTACYRQGRTGDRFMQLAKTGNIQNCCLPNAILTFKEFLMDYAEPRLREKGERAIQESLEQIPNPAIRQKTVERLARIEQGERDLYF
- the asnB gene encoding asparagine synthase (glutamine-hydrolyzing), which codes for MCGITGWVDFDDDLTQKKSILEKMTQTLSKRGPDDNGYVLFPHAALGHRRLIVVDPAGGGQPMVREVGGCKYCITYNGELYNTDDVRKDLQSMGYHFTSRSDTEVLLVSYIAWGENCVDHLNGIFAFGIWDEAGQKLFMARDRLGVKPLFYAKRGSSFIFGSELKALLAHPLVKPELDTTGLAEIFALGPARTPGCGVFKGVEELKPGYRLSHDRGGTRIQQYWFLESHPHEDDLKTTTEKVSFLIKDTVERQLVSDVPVCTLLSGGLDSSAVTALVSYAFKKDGREPVNTYSVDYAGNDVYFKASEFQPNSDAYFVGKVSSFLDTKHHRVVIKTRDLASALEDAVLARDLPGMADVDSSLYLFCREVKRDATVALSGEGADEIFGGYPWFRRPEDFNSDTFPWTRMMQMRTDILSPELIDRIKPEEYVKNRYHEALDEVPRLAGESPFDKRIREITYLSVTRFMPTLLDRKDRMSMFTGLEVRVPYCDHRLVQYVWNIPWKIRSLGGIEKGILRKALEGTLPQDVLYRKKSPYPKTHNPEYLVTVRNKMLEILNDTQSPLLPFINKNAVLDLTRADTSNLDIPWFGQLMTIPQLFAYLIQTDFWMRKYGVMVL
- a CDS encoding DUF4349 domain-containing protein, with translation MRRIYTLLTVLVLVALVFSGCGAKRPGANKSEEARMSSADQSVGEVQTTSNSTGTAKSSLESMDRKVIKNGNVQLEVKDLKHTANQIFTMIKEYGGYIQSSSTRNNERQIFSEIVVKVPSSRFEEFFGRLKQIDKLIYDSISTQDVTEEYIDNQARLKVLKAQEERLVALMDKAQKIEDLLKIENELSRIRNEIEQIHGRINFLDKATSFSTVNIGIKQPLVSHPAAGGIVDGIFYNLKDGWGAFFKLVVDTVQAIAWLSPFIILAAIIILIVKKNKKWGTFINFWKKDKK
- a CDS encoding DEAD/DEAH box helicase produces the protein MPFDIKSFLSILANQKWYKGQIISVYEVPPQKARFASLTPPLPRKIESYLTAKDIQLYSHQAEVIRKVREGKNVVLTTATASGKSLAFILPVLEKFCYDKNATALFLYPMKALSYDQLKSLYDMEREMGLAFNIAVYDGDTPKKERGRIRGQSRLILSNPHAFHQYLGWHRLWERFFRNLKFIVIDEAHWYRGIYGSNVALLIRRLRRILRYYGSDPQFILASATMADPVEHANKLVGKQFELVDDDGSAHGKKTYVLWDTGANPSRSEHQQAADLFAHCVASGMQTLCFTVSRKMAELTALWAGEEVPGIAPYRAGYLPEERRALEKDLKEGRLRGIASTNALELGVDIGGLDAVVISGWPGMVASFRQQSGRAGRSGQDALVIQIFFNGPLESFLLKNPSFIFANPSEQAIITLDNDYILKNHLQCAAEELPLEKKDEEWFGAGYIEAVKSLIKEDSIHLVTDYTGIRQKAFRRSKKYAYNGKNAARKFNLSSFEDGEVKLICDDDVLEVLSRRQAIMEAHPGAIYLHQAEPYRVKEFNLDEGVIVVEPAKNNLYTTTLSRTDIMVNKVTRVEKHVRYNLYLGRVSVNEQVYGYMLKTYDKVISHCDLDGIPPVKIDTVAAWIQIMDLKGIPGDLEGGLHAAEHALIAVTPLLAMCDHWDVGGVSIVSGYGGKPAIYIYDGFPGGIGIAERLYSHFGDLAKQAYELVKECDCKDGCPRCVMSYKCGNNNEPLDKHCSIKILELIAGKN